The proteins below come from a single Isoptericola dokdonensis DS-3 genomic window:
- a CDS encoding DUF4190 domain-containing protein codes for MSTPPYGPQDPSGQQPEPPQPHSAPTPPGDPYGRPGPAPSGSGEPNAPQPGAPYGAQPPGYYGAPPPGQPGYYGPPQPRPASERKGFAIAALVLGIVALLGFWIPFLNLGSVVLGIVGLVLGIVALVQISKGTAGGRGMAITGAALSVAAIVLSIVVTVIAVTAFENNAPFWEEEFQEELQQQMDEMEQSY; via the coding sequence ATGAGCACGCCTCCGTACGGCCCGCAGGACCCGTCCGGCCAGCAGCCCGAGCCGCCGCAGCCGCACTCCGCCCCGACCCCTCCCGGGGACCCGTACGGCCGGCCCGGCCCGGCGCCGTCGGGCTCGGGGGAGCCGAACGCCCCGCAGCCCGGCGCCCCGTACGGAGCCCAGCCCCCGGGGTACTACGGTGCCCCGCCGCCCGGGCAGCCCGGCTACTACGGGCCGCCGCAGCCGCGGCCGGCGTCCGAGCGCAAGGGCTTCGCGATCGCCGCCCTGGTGCTCGGCATCGTCGCGCTGCTCGGCTTCTGGATCCCGTTCCTCAACCTGGGTTCGGTGGTCCTCGGCATCGTCGGCCTCGTGCTCGGCATCGTGGCGCTCGTCCAGATCTCCAAGGGCACGGCGGGCGGGCGGGGCATGGCGATCACCGGTGCCGCGCTGTCCGTGGCCGCGATCGTGCTCTCGATCGTCGTCACCGTCATCGCCGTGACGGCCTTCGAGAACAACGCGCCCTTCTGGGAGGAGGAGTTCCAGGAGGAGCTCCAGCAGCAGATGGACGAGATGGAACAGAGCTACTGA
- a CDS encoding fumarylacetoacetate hydrolase family protein, translating to MRIARFTTGDDPRFAFVQTEGDRTYLAVLSGDPLYMPAMPTGERVELGDGVRLLAPVIPRSKVVAVGRNYLDHIKEMGNEPPATPLLFLKPNTSVVGPDDPIVLPDWTAEVSYEAELAVVISRLCKDVEPENARAYVLGYTVANDVTARDAQRTDDQWARAKGFDSSCPLGPWIETELNPEDVGVRSRVNGETKQDGRTADMIFDVNYLVSYASKAMTLLPGDVLLTGTPAGVGRIDHGDRVECEVEGIGVLSNPVLRRQD from the coding sequence GTGCGCATCGCGAGATTCACCACCGGAGACGACCCCCGCTTCGCCTTCGTGCAGACGGAGGGTGATCGGACCTACCTGGCCGTGCTCAGCGGCGACCCGCTCTACATGCCGGCCATGCCGACCGGGGAGCGCGTCGAGCTCGGCGACGGCGTGCGGCTCCTGGCGCCCGTCATCCCGCGCTCGAAGGTGGTCGCCGTGGGCCGCAACTACCTGGACCACATCAAGGAGATGGGCAACGAGCCGCCGGCGACGCCGCTGCTGTTCCTCAAGCCCAACACGTCCGTCGTCGGCCCCGACGACCCGATCGTCCTGCCCGACTGGACGGCCGAGGTGTCCTACGAGGCCGAGCTGGCCGTCGTGATCTCCCGGCTGTGCAAGGACGTCGAGCCGGAGAACGCCCGCGCCTACGTCCTCGGCTACACGGTCGCGAACGACGTCACCGCTCGGGACGCCCAGCGCACCGACGACCAGTGGGCCCGCGCCAAGGGCTTCGACTCCTCGTGCCCGCTCGGGCCGTGGATCGAGACCGAGCTGAACCCGGAGGACGTCGGCGTGCGCTCCCGCGTCAACGGCGAGACCAAGCAGGACGGCCGCACGGCCGACATGATCTTCGACGTCAACTACCTGGTGTCGTACGCGTCGAAGGCGATGACCCTGCTGCCCGGTGACGTGCTGCTCACCGGCACCCCGGCGGGCGTCGGCCGGATCGACCACGGCGACCGCGTCGAGTGCGAGGTCGAGGGCATCGGCGTGCTCTCCAACCCGGTGCTGCGCCGCCAGGACTGA
- the gltX gene encoding glutamate--tRNA ligase, with the protein MIPAAGTSDVRVRFAPSPTGMFHVGGARSALFNWTVAKQTGGTFVLRIEDTDASRNKPEWVDGILAAHAALGMHADDPTFEGPYFQSQNLEKHSEALRVLRDAGRAYYCDCTRDDVQARTGNQHSGYDGHCRDRGLTQAPGRALRFRTPDDGETAVVDLIRGNPTFPNAAMEDFVVARGDGSPVFLLANVVDDLDERITHVIRGEEHLPNTPKQQLLWEALGAQPPVWAHLPVIVNEKRQKLSKRRDKVALEDYLAEGYLPEAMVNYLMLLGWAPGNDEEILPFEEMISRFRIEDVNSASAFFDLKKLTAFNGEYIRALSVDAFVAAVGPWLQAPHAPWAAEQFDPEAFAAVAPLAQSRVALLSDITANVDFLFLDAPVEDEQSWNKAMKAGAPELLADVRAAFATLEPWTAEPLKETVLTVGERHGLKLGKAQAPVRVAVTGRTIGLPLFESLEVLGRDRTLGRIDVALARLAENPPAAPAS; encoded by the coding sequence GTGATCCCCGCAGCAGGTACCTCTGACGTCCGTGTCCGCTTCGCGCCCTCGCCCACCGGCATGTTCCACGTGGGCGGCGCCCGGTCGGCCCTGTTCAACTGGACCGTCGCCAAGCAGACCGGCGGGACGTTCGTCCTGCGCATCGAGGACACCGACGCCTCGCGCAACAAGCCGGAGTGGGTGGACGGCATCCTCGCCGCGCACGCCGCGCTGGGCATGCACGCCGACGACCCGACGTTCGAGGGCCCGTACTTCCAGTCCCAGAACCTGGAGAAGCACAGCGAGGCACTCCGTGTCCTGCGCGACGCGGGCCGCGCCTACTACTGCGACTGCACCCGCGACGACGTGCAGGCCCGCACCGGCAACCAGCACTCCGGCTACGACGGCCACTGCCGCGACCGCGGGCTGACGCAGGCGCCGGGCCGCGCGCTGCGCTTCCGCACGCCCGACGACGGCGAGACGGCCGTCGTCGACCTCATCCGCGGCAACCCGACGTTCCCGAACGCGGCGATGGAGGACTTCGTCGTCGCGCGCGGCGACGGCTCGCCGGTGTTCCTGCTCGCGAACGTCGTCGACGACCTCGACGAGCGGATCACCCACGTGATCCGCGGCGAGGAGCACCTGCCGAACACCCCCAAGCAGCAGCTGCTGTGGGAGGCGCTCGGCGCGCAGCCGCCCGTGTGGGCGCACCTGCCCGTCATCGTCAACGAGAAGCGGCAGAAGCTCTCCAAGCGTCGCGACAAGGTCGCCCTCGAGGACTACCTGGCCGAGGGCTACCTGCCCGAGGCGATGGTCAACTACCTCATGCTGCTCGGCTGGGCGCCGGGCAACGACGAGGAGATCCTGCCGTTCGAGGAGATGATCTCCCGGTTCCGCATCGAGGACGTCAACTCTGCGTCGGCGTTCTTCGACCTGAAGAAGCTGACCGCGTTCAACGGCGAGTACATCCGTGCGCTGTCCGTGGACGCGTTCGTCGCGGCCGTCGGTCCGTGGCTGCAGGCGCCGCACGCCCCCTGGGCCGCCGAGCAGTTCGACCCGGAGGCCTTCGCCGCCGTCGCGCCGCTCGCCCAGTCGCGCGTCGCGCTGCTCAGCGACATCACCGCCAACGTGGACTTCCTGTTCCTCGACGCGCCCGTCGAGGACGAGCAGTCGTGGAACAAGGCGATGAAGGCCGGGGCGCCGGAGCTGCTCGCCGACGTGCGGGCCGCGTTCGCCACGCTCGAGCCGTGGACCGCCGAGCCGCTCAAGGAGACGGTGCTGACGGTGGGGGAGCGGCACGGCCTCAAGCTCGGCAAGGCGCAGGCGCCCGTGCGCGTCGCCGTCACCGGGCGGACGATCGGCCTGCCGCTGTTCGAGTCCCTCGAGGTGCTCGGCCGCGACCGCACGCTGGGCCGGATCGACGTCGCGCTCGCGCGGCTCGCCGAGAACCCGCCCGCGGCCCCCGCGTCGTGA
- a CDS encoding HAD family hydrolase, protein MTEPAGHPAFGARVDGVLLDVDDTLVDTRAAFATALVAVADAHLPADVDHAALLDHWRSDPGGHYLRYTRGETDHRTQRRLRADLMHRTFGGAPVGEQAFDAWDDLFWGTFERSWRAFDDAAPFLAGLRAAGLAVGVVTNAAVELQERKLAAAGLDVPVLVGVDTLGYGKPHPDVFTEGARGLGTAPERTAYVGDEPRVDARAAHDAGLLGVWLDRPGARRSSEHDADVAAMRADGIVVVAGLAEAGAALHA, encoded by the coding sequence GTGACGGAGCCCGCCGGGCACCCGGCGTTCGGGGCACGCGTCGACGGCGTGCTGCTCGACGTCGACGACACGCTCGTCGACACGCGGGCCGCGTTCGCCACGGCGCTCGTCGCTGTGGCGGACGCCCACCTGCCCGCGGACGTCGACCACGCGGCCCTGCTGGACCACTGGCGCTCCGACCCGGGCGGGCACTACCTGCGGTACACCCGGGGCGAGACCGACCATCGCACCCAGCGCCGGCTGCGCGCCGACCTGATGCACCGCACGTTCGGCGGCGCACCCGTGGGCGAGCAGGCGTTCGACGCGTGGGACGACCTGTTCTGGGGCACGTTCGAGCGGTCCTGGCGGGCGTTCGACGACGCCGCGCCGTTCCTCGCGGGCCTGCGGGCCGCGGGGCTCGCCGTCGGCGTCGTGACGAACGCCGCGGTGGAGCTCCAGGAGCGCAAGCTCGCCGCCGCCGGGCTCGACGTGCCCGTCCTCGTGGGGGTCGACACCCTCGGCTACGGCAAGCCGCACCCGGACGTGTTCACCGAGGGCGCCCGCGGGCTCGGCACAGCTCCCGAGCGCACCGCGTACGTCGGCGACGAGCCGCGCGTCGACGCCCGCGCCGCCCACGACGCCGGGCTGCTCGGCGTGTGGCTCGACCGCCCGGGTGCGCGCCGGTCCTCCGAGCACGACGCCGACGTCGCGGCGATGCGCGCCGACGGCATCGTCGTCGTGGCGGGACTGGCCGAGGCCGGCGCGGCGCTGCACGCCTGA